A part of Rattus norvegicus strain BN/NHsdMcwi chromosome 4, GRCr8, whole genome shotgun sequence genomic DNA contains:
- the Wbp11 gene encoding WW domain-binding protein 11: protein MGRRSTSSTKSGKFMNPTDQARKEARKRELKKNKKQRMMVRAAVLKMKDPKQIIRDMEKLDEMEFNPVQQPQLNEKVLKDKRKKLRETFERILRLYEKENPDIYKELRKLEVEYEQKRAQLSQYFDAVKNAQHVEVESIPLPDMPHAPSNILIQDIPLPGAQPPSILKKTSAYGPPTRAVSILPLLGHGVPRLPPGRKPPGPPPGPPPPQVLQMYGRKVGFALDLPPRRRDEDMLYSPELAQRGHDDDMSSTSEDDGYPEDMDQDKHDDSTEDSDTDRSDAESDGDEFGHRDDSERDNTEEKKSGLSVRFADMPGKSRKKKKNMKELTPLQAMMLRMAGQEIPEEGREVEEFSEEEDDDDSEDSEAEKPSQKQHKEDSHADGSSAASSQQQAPPQAVPPSQIQAPPMPGPPPLGPPPAPPLRPPGPPTGLPPGPPPGAPPFLRPPGMPGIRGPLPRLLPPGPPPGRPPGPPPGPPPGLPPGPPPRGPPPRLPPPAPPGIPPPRPGMMRPPLVPPLGPAPPGLFPPAPLPNPGVLSAPPSLIQRPKADDASAATIEKKATATISAKPQITNPKAEVTRFVPTALRVRRENKGATAVPQRRSEEDSAVPVAKAAPRSGPSVPVSVQTKDDVYEAFMKEMEGLL, encoded by the exons ATGGGACGAAGATCAACATCCTCCACCAAGAGTGGGAAGTTTATGAACCCCACAGACCAAGCCC gAAAAGAAGCCCGGAAAAGAGAGTTGAAAAAG AACAAAAAACAGCGCATGATGGTCCGAGCTGCAGTTTTGAAGATGAAAGACCCCAAGCAGATTATCCGGGACATGGAGAAATTGGATGAAATGG AGTTTAACCCAGTGCAACAGCCGCAGTTGAATGAAAAAGTACTGAAAGACAAGCGTAAAAAGCTGCGAGAAACCTTTGAACGAATTCTGCGGCTCTATGAGAAAGAAAACCCAGACATCTACAAAGAGCTGAGGAAGCTGGAAGTGGAGTACGAGCAGAAGAGGGCGCAGCTGAGCCAGTACTTTGATGCCGTCAAG AACGCCCAGCATGTGGAAGTAGAGAGCATCCCTCTGCCAGATATGCCGCATGCCCCTTCCAACATCCTGATCCAGGACATTCCTCTTCCTGGTGCCCAGCCACCCTCTATCCTGAAGAAAACCTCGGCATATGG GCCTCCAACTCGAGCAGTTTCTATCCTTCCTCTCCTGGGACACGGTGTTCCACGTTTGCCCCCTGGCAGAAAACCGCCTGGCCCTCCACCTGGCCCACCTCCTCCTCAAGTTCTGCAGATGTATGGCCGTAAAGTGGGCTTTGCTCTCGATCTTCCCCCTCGGAGGCGAGATGAAGACATGCTGTACAGTCCGGAACTTG CTCAGCGGGGCCATGATGATGACATGTCCAGCACCAGTGAGGACGACGGCTATCCTGAGGACATGGATCAGGATAAGCACGATGACAGTACTGAGGACAGTGACACTGACAGATCCGATGCAGAAAGTGATGGGGATGAGTTCGGCCACCGTGACGACAGTGAGCGTGACAACACTGAGGAGAAGAAGTCAG GTCTGAGCGTCCGGTTTGCAGATATGCCTGGGAAAtctaggaagaagaagaagaacatgaAGGAGCTGACTCCTCTTCAAGCCATGATGCTGCGAATGGCAG GTCAGGAAATCCCTGAGGAAGGACGGGAAGTGGAGGAGTTTTcagaggaggaggacgacgacgacTCTGAGGACTCTGAGGCAGAGAAGCCATCGCAGAAGCAGCATAAAGAGGATTCCCACGCTGACGGCTCCTCGGCCGCCTCTTCACAGCAGCAGGCCCCTCCACAGGCCGTTCCTCCTTCTCAGATACAAGCACCTCCCATGCCAGGACCGCCACCTCTCGGACCACCGCCTGCCCCACCCTTACGGCCTCCTGGACCACCTACAGGCCTTCCTCCTGGGCCACCTCCAG GGGCTCCTCCATTCCTGAGACCACCTGGGATGCCAGGAATCCGAGGGCCTTTACCACGGCTTTTACCTCCAGGACCACCACCAGGCCGACCTCCTGGCCCTCCGCCAGGCCCACCTCCAGGTCTCCCCCCTGGGCCCCCTCCTCGAGGACCCCCACCAAGGCTACCTCCTCCTGCACCTCCAG GTATCCCTCCTCCTCGTCCTGGCATGATGCGCCCTCCGTTGGTGCCTCCTCTTGGACCTGCCCCGCCTGGCCTTTTCCCGCCAGCTCCCTTACCCAACCCAGGGGTGTTGAGTGCCCCACCCAGCCTCATTCAGCGACCGAAGGCGGATGATGCAAGTGCAGCCACCATCGAGAAGAAGGCCACAGCGACCATCAGTGCCAAGCCCCAGATCACCAATCCCAAGGCAGAGGTCACACGGTTTGTGCCCACTGCACTGAGGGTGCGCCGCGAGAATAAGGGGGCTACTGCCGTTCCCCAAAGAAGGTCAGAGGAGGACTCTGCTGTGCCTGTGGCCAAAGCAGCCCCCAGATCTGGGCCTTCAGTTCCTGTGTCGGTACAGACTAAGGACGATGTCTATGAAGCGTTTATGAAAGAGATGGAAGGGCTGCTGTGA
- the Smco3l1 gene encoding single-pass membrane and coiled-coil domain-containing protein 3, producing the protein MAQSDFLYPQNPRRRQEVNRLHQQLLDCLSDCFQVTNKLTGLLNAHLGCRLAFIEMRSDETIKRNCDLIIQAVTKIQKELQKVDEALKDKLEPTLYRKLRDIKERETEKIAIVQKVISVILGEATAAASAVAVKLVGSNVTTGIISKLASVLTHIGTSILGSIGVAVLSLGIDMVVQAILGAVERTQLQSAIQSYEKHLTEFKAASEKYHHAIAEVTDAVKRQLR; encoded by the coding sequence ATGGCTCAGAGTGACTTCCTCTACCCACAAAACCCAAGGAGGCGACAGGAAGTGAACCGCCTTCACCAGCAGCTGCTGGACTGCTTGTCTGACTGCTTCCAGGTCACCAACAAGCTCACAGGCCTTCTGAATGCCCACCTGGGTTGCAGGCTGGCCTTCATTGAAATGAGAAGTGACGAAACCATCAAAAGAAACTGTGACCTCATCATCCAAGCCGTGACAAAAATCCAGAAGGAGCTGCAAAAGGTTGACGAGGCACTGAAAGACAAACTCGAGCCAACCCTTTATAGGAAGCTTCGGGATATTaaggaaagggaaacagagaagaTAGCCATCGTGCAGAAGGTCATTTCTGTCATCCTGGGAGAAGCTACAGCTGCAGCCAGTGCAGTGGCTGTCAAACTGGTGGGCTCAAATGTCACAACGGGTATAATTAGCAAGCTGGCCTCTGTGCTGACTCACATCGGGACTTCTATCCTCGGGAGCATCGGAGTAGCCGTGCTCAGCCTCGGGATAGACATGGTCGTTCAAGCCATCTTGGGAGCAGTGGAGAGGACGCAGCTTCAATCAGCCATCCAAAGTTACGAGAAGCATCTGACTGAGTTCAAGGCCGCCTCAGAGAAGTACCATCATGCTATCGCTGAGGTCACCGATGCTGTGAAGCGCCAGTTAAGGTGA